The nucleotide sequence ATTTCCTCGGTCAATTAATGTTGAAACGTTCATTGTCGTAATTTGCCTTTTGGGTTTTGGAAGTAAGAATCACATGCAGGTCGACTGTCGCCAGCCCTCCTGCAGTGAACTCGGGAGTATGATTTTATTGAAACGTTTAGAAGTCGCCGATGACTTCGCCGTCCGCACGACTGCCCAGGTACGAATAAATCGTACGGTTCATATTTTCGCTGAGGAAGCGGACCGAACCATCCATCATCAGAAACTGGGCGCCGCCGACATGCATGCTGCCGAATGCGACTTCGTTGGTCGTGTTCATGGCGACATCGGTGCTGGCCAGGTATTCGGAATATTCGCGAGGCGCACCATCCCAGCCGCCGATGGAAGTGGAACCGATGTAAAAGTGGTCTTTGAATTCATCAAAGTTATTGACACATTCCCCGACACCAATTGTGTTGGACGAACCATCGGTGAGGTCACGCATGCGGATGGAACTGTTCAGAAAGAAGATGCCGTCAGCGTCGGTCACATTGGCTTCGCTGTCCGAACTGCGGGTACCTGAAAAACAGGCGAGATAAGATGTGGGGACGCGGGCATCGATGCCGTCGTGGTTACGATGACTGACGGTCGTGTCAGAGGGACAGCGATAGACGCTGAGGTAAGTCGCACAGGCGTCTTCATTCGCCCCGGTACCCCAGTCTGCATTGAAGTCGATCGTGTTATACAGGTTGGCCTGGTCCAGTCCGGGCAGAATCGAACCGCTCCAGCCGAGCCCGCCGTTTCCGGTTGAGGTGTTTGCGACGACCAGGTCCACGTTAAAGCCGGGAGGCAGGATGCGGTAGGTGTCGTGGTAATTGTGGATGGCCAGACCCATCTGTTTCAGATTGTTTTTGCATTCGGATCGGCGGGCTGCTTCTCGTGCCTGCTGGACCGCAGGCAGGAGCAGGGCAATCAGAATCGCAATGATGGCGATCACGACGAGTAATTCAATCAATGTGAAACCGCGGTTTGATCGATTACGGGATGGGAGTTTCATTTTTCATCTCACTTGGGATAAATACAGGGTTAGTTGTTTTCCGGGTTACAGGAGCCGGAACGATTTTCAGTTAATATTTAAAAGGGACTCTCTTCACTCTTCCGTCGAGACCAGAATGCGAATCTGATCTCGTCCAATTCCTCCTCCGCCACGCTGGCTCCAGGCCACGTGCAGTTGTTTTCCGGAAGAAGAGAGTTCGGTTTTGTCACCACGGTCAATGCCGCGTCCGCTGCGACCGAATTCCTGGTTGTCGTATTCAGTATCAGGACGACCTAAACTCTGGTCGGTGTCATATAAATCCGGGTCAGTTTTGAGCCCTCCCAGAACCGGGTTCCGGAAATGAATCGTGCCATTCACGGCGACCCTGGGATGATCTTTCCCTGCGGCATCCTTGTGTGGTCCGTCCAGATGCAGCAGAAAGACGTTCACTTTCGTACCTTCAGGGATGGTTTGCCTCTGTTCCAGCGAGTCTGCTGCTTTATCCCCAGTAGGGATTTTCCAGACGGTGACATCTTCCTGCAGAATCAGGTTTTTCTGTTCCTGAAACAGAACGAGGTGCTGGCTGCTGCAGCAATCCCCGGCCCCCAGTCGGACAGGTAGTTCCTGTCGGTATTCGATCGCTCCTTCCAGGGTTTCAATCTGTGCCTGAAAACGCAGTGCGCGTGAGAAGCGACTTTCATCGGTTTCGAGAGAGACAGCAGGACTGCCATCCCCTTTCAACTGAATCGCCTGGCCGGCTGTCAGTAAATGGGTGTTCCCTTTTGTCTGTTGATTCTGTTTTTCGGAGCAGACCACTTTGCCCTGAAAGACGTGTGTTTCTGAAGAACCATCCTGTTCCACGTGTACGCCGAACCGGGTTCCCAGGTCAACCACACGTTGTGAAGGGGTTTCCACGACGAAGCCGACCGCCGCAGTATTGACTTCCGCTGCCAGGGATCCTGAGTAGAGTCGAATACTGTTCTGGTGGAGCAGTTCAAACGCCGTCGGACTTTCGAGGACAACTTCGACGCCGGAATTCATCAGCAACCGGACGATTCCCTGTTGCAGTTGATAAGTATGACCGGTAAACAGATCTGTCTCTGGCGTCAACTGCTCTGCTCCCTGGGTGAAAATCGCATGATCCATTTCTCCGAGGACTGCCACCTGCGTGTGTGGTACGGGCTGGACGGCATACCAGGTGAAATATGCCAGCACCGTAAAGGGAAGCACATAACAGACTGTCAGCAGCAGATAATGTGAGAGGGACTTTCGTGCGCGAGGCAGTTTTCTGGCAGTGACTGCCGGCTCTGCCTGAGTGGAAAACAGGTCCCACTGTTCCGGGATGAGGAACTCTTCTTCGAGAATCAGCTCGGCGTGCATGTCCATCAGAAAAACATACAGCTTCTGTGCTTCCACATCGCCGCGCAGTCGTTCGGAAAGTTCTTTCAGCTGGGCGCTGCTCGCGGTTTCATTCTGTACTTCGTAAATCAGTTTAATGAGTGCCCGCTGTTTACGCTGGAGAGACTTCATTCTGCATCCTCCGCATTCATCTTTCGTTCAATGCAGCGAAACAGCGTATTGCGGATGCGATCCAGGTGTCGATAGATCGTGCTCAAAGGCTGATCCATAATGCTGGAAGCGGTTTTGGCACCATGCTCCGATTCGTAAATCAGCTGCAGCAGGTAGAGATCTTTCTCTGGTAACTGGCGTTTACATTGCGCGAGAAATTCTCTTCTGATTTCGAGCAGTTCTTCACAGCGGGCGCGGGTGGAAGCGATCTGATTCAGGAGTTGTTCATCAAACAGGGCGGCGAAGCGCTTTTTACGTTCCATCAGTCGCAGGACTTCGAAGCGGGCAATGCCACAGGCCCAGCGGGTAAAGTTTCCTTCCGACTGATATTCATCAAACTTCCGCCACAGGACCAGGCTGGTCTCCTGCATGATTTCATCGGCATCGTTACGACAGGGGATCAGGGTGAGAATAAACCGGAATATTCGCGAATACGAGTTGGCGTACAGTCGCATAAACCGTTCGTCCTGCACGGTCTTCTGGAGCGGTACAGAGTCCGTCTCTTTCTCTGATTTCGAATCGAAT is from Gimesia maris and encodes:
- a CDS encoding DUF1559 domain-containing protein; translated protein: MKLPSRNRSNRGFTLIELLVVIAIIAILIALLLPAVQQAREAARRSECKNNLKQMGLAIHNYHDTYRILPPGFNVDLVVANTSTGNGGLGWSGSILPGLDQANLYNTIDFNADWGTGANEDACATYLSVYRCPSDTTVSHRNHDGIDARVPTSYLACFSGTRSSDSEANVTDADGIFFLNSSIRMRDLTDGSSNTIGVGECVNNFDEFKDHFYIGSTSIGGWDGAPREYSEYLASTDVAMNTTNEVAFGSMHVGGAQFLMMDGSVRFLSENMNRTIYSYLGSRADGEVIGDF
- a CDS encoding FecR domain-containing protein; amino-acid sequence: MKSLQRKQRALIKLIYEVQNETASSAQLKELSERLRGDVEAQKLYVFLMDMHAELILEEEFLIPEQWDLFSTQAEPAVTARKLPRARKSLSHYLLLTVCYVLPFTVLAYFTWYAVQPVPHTQVAVLGEMDHAIFTQGAEQLTPETDLFTGHTYQLQQGIVRLLMNSGVEVVLESPTAFELLHQNSIRLYSGSLAAEVNTAAVGFVVETPSQRVVDLGTRFGVHVEQDGSSETHVFQGKVVCSEKQNQQTKGNTHLLTAGQAIQLKGDGSPAVSLETDESRFSRALRFQAQIETLEGAIEYRQELPVRLGAGDCCSSQHLVLFQEQKNLILQEDVTVWKIPTGDKAADSLEQRQTIPEGTKVNVFLLHLDGPHKDAAGKDHPRVAVNGTIHFRNPVLGGLKTDPDLYDTDQSLGRPDTEYDNQEFGRSGRGIDRGDKTELSSSGKQLHVAWSQRGGGGIGRDQIRILVSTEE
- a CDS encoding sigma-70 family RNA polymerase sigma factor, translating into MDRSDIFTTPNRSTFDSKSEKETDSVPLQKTVQDERFMRLYANSYSRIFRFILTLIPCRNDADEIMQETSLVLWRKFDEYQSEGNFTRWACGIARFEVLRLMERKKRFAALFDEQLLNQIASTRARCEELLEIRREFLAQCKRQLPEKDLYLLQLIYESEHGAKTASSIMDQPLSTIYRHLDRIRNTLFRCIERKMNAEDAE